Proteins encoded together in one Micromonospora kangleipakensis window:
- a CDS encoding ABC transporter ATP-binding protein — translation MTAPPLLDAHLVADRGAFHLDVRLRIAAGEVVALLGPNGAGKTTALRALAGLHPLTAGHLTLGGVDLDRPDRRRWVPPERRPVGVVFQDYLLFPHLSALDNVAFGPRRHGADRRAARDRAQGWLARVGLGEQARRRPRQLSGGQAQRVALARALAVDPTLLLLDEPLAALDAGTRLDTRAELQRHLGGHSGATLLVTHDPLDAFVLADRLLIVEHGRVVQEGDAASVTARPRTDYVARLVGLNLHRGRADGHTVQVGELTLTAADRVVGDAFVAFPPAAVALHPARPDGSPRNVWPATVGGVQRHGDNLRVQLDGPITVAADVTPAAAAHLRLVPGQPVWAAVKAAETHAYPA, via the coding sequence GTGACCGCCCCGCCCCTGCTGGACGCGCACCTGGTCGCCGACCGGGGCGCCTTCCACCTCGACGTCCGGCTGCGGATCGCCGCCGGCGAGGTCGTCGCGCTGCTCGGCCCGAACGGCGCCGGCAAGACCACCGCGCTGCGGGCGCTGGCCGGCCTGCACCCGCTCACCGCCGGCCACCTCACCCTCGGCGGTGTCGACCTCGACCGCCCCGACCGGCGGCGCTGGGTTCCGCCCGAGCGGCGCCCGGTGGGCGTCGTGTTCCAGGACTACCTGCTCTTTCCGCACCTCAGCGCGCTGGACAACGTCGCGTTCGGCCCCCGCCGGCACGGCGCCGACCGGCGGGCCGCGCGCGACCGGGCGCAGGGCTGGCTGGCCCGGGTCGGCCTCGGCGAGCAGGCCCGCCGCCGGCCCCGGCAGCTCTCCGGTGGGCAGGCCCAGCGGGTCGCCCTCGCCCGGGCGCTCGCCGTCGACCCGACCCTGCTGCTGCTCGACGAGCCGCTCGCCGCCCTGGACGCGGGCACCCGGCTGGACACCCGGGCCGAGCTCCAGCGGCACCTCGGCGGCCACTCCGGCGCGACGCTGCTGGTCACCCACGACCCGCTGGACGCCTTCGTGCTCGCCGACCGGCTGCTCATCGTCGAGCACGGGCGGGTCGTCCAGGAGGGCGACGCGGCCAGCGTCACCGCCCGGCCGCGCACCGACTACGTGGCCCGGCTGGTCGGGCTCAACCTGCACCGCGGCCGCGCCGACGGGCACACCGTCCAGGTCGGCGAGCTGACCCTCACCGCGGCGGACCGGGTCGTCGGGGATGCCTTCGTCGCCTTCCCGCCCGCCGCGGTCGCCCTGCACCCGGCCCGACCCGACGGCAGCCCCCGCAACGTCTGGCCGGCCACCGTCGGCGGGGTGCAGCGGCACGGCGACAACCTGCGGGTCCAGCTCGACGGCCCGATCACGGTCGCCGCGGACGTCACCCCCGCCGCGGCGGCCCACCTGCGGCTCGTCCCCGGCCAGCCGGTCTGGGCGGCGGTCAAGGCCGCCGAGACGCACGCCTACCCGGCGTGA